DNA sequence from the Juglans microcarpa x Juglans regia isolate MS1-56 chromosome 5S, Jm3101_v1.0, whole genome shotgun sequence genome:
ACAGACGGCCAAACTAAATGAAGCACAACAAAAAGGTACAAGAAAGAGGACTACTTTCACTGAATCCATCAATGATGGCATCAGGTAATAGTTTCTCTGTTGTGCAGCATTAACAATACTGCCTGGCCTATCTTTGTATCAGTCAAGATGCCAAAAGACGCAGCCATATATGATTAATTCCTGTTCCATGATTCCATACATCCCACCACCACAATTGGCTATCAACACCGCAGTACCGGAAATCGACAACTGGGTCCGGCACAACTTCTACATGCTCTTGCCAAACCTACCAAGTTCGGTAAGAGACCGGCAAAAGAATAACCTATTTCCGACTAATATTACTCATTTCGTACTCAAAGATTAAATCATGTCACGTCTTTCATTGATAATCTAatcccctccaaaaaaaaagcATCTGAATGTGCCATGGTACTCAAAACCAGTATCAGATCAAACTATCAATTACTCAAGCGCGCCTAAcattagaaagaataaaacgcGAACTGAAAACACCAATTGACAACAATAGAACGTTATGTAAGCAATTAACCAACACCACAGGTTTAAGAATGGAGGAAGGTAACGGTAACATACCTCTTCTAGGCTTGGTGACGACCTTGACAACTGGAGCTGTTTTCTTCTCTGTCTttacctcctcctcctcctccgctGGGAACAAAACCCCATCAATCCCTTGTACAGAAATTCTCCCGTCCGTGTAAATATCGGGGTCGAACAGATATGCCGATCCATCTCCCTGCCCGAATTTCACGGATCCATCAGCCTCCTGAGCCACAACCTTGTGCGGCAACCTCAGAGTATCGTAACGGACCTTTCCAAACCTTCTCACCGCATTGTACATACTCTCCTCGGTCTGATACTCGGGTATGATATGGTAGTATATTATCTGCTCCGGTGCACCGGGCTCGCTCAATTGGTCCGTCGTCAGCTTCGCCATGGCCTCGTCGTTAGGAGCCAAGACGGTCAAAACGTATCCTTCGGAGACCAACCTTCCCATTTCAGTGGCTAGGGAAGTTAGATTAACCAAAATATCTGCCATCTCGTTGTAACCACCGTAATGCAAAAGGGTGTGGATGAAGTCCTTGACCTGGCGCATACCATTGAAGTGACCATGGGGTCCTCCGGGTCCGGGCGCCGGGGCCGGAGCCAGGGATGGGCCCGGTGCCAGTGCGTCGTAAATAGGCAGTACCGGTGGGGATCCAGCCGGAACCGGTGCTACTGGTTTCTTCAACCTGTGGGTCCTGGGGTCCACCTCTGGTGCGCCCTCCGGTAAGACCGCGGAAATCGACCGCAGATTCCTTCTCCGGTTGAAGTCCTCCTGCACGGATCGGGGAATCAGCAGCTGTTCGATCCCGTGGATCACGCCGTCGGGGCGGACGACGTCGTCCGGTCGAACAATCTCGGCGGTGTCGATGATTCTCTTGCCGGAAGCGTGGCTACTCAAATGTACATGATCGTTACAGAGGTTAGGGTGCCGAACCGTACCTGAAGACTCGCGGGGCCACTCGTCGGAACCGATTCGTCTGGGAATAATGTGGAACATCAAGAGGGTCTGGAGGGACTTGAGGTTCCCGGGTTCAAGCAAGAAGCGCTTGAATTCGGGGTCGAGTCCTCGCTCGAGAGCTTCATTTCGCGGCGCAAAGATGGTGATGTTATATTTACCCACGGCTTCCTCGAGAGTCTGTAAAAGAAGGGCTTTCTCCACGAGTTCAGCGAGCTCGGT
Encoded proteins:
- the LOC121268304 gene encoding fasciclin-like arabinogalactan protein 17 — protein: MDSHIYGVSKLVFFSSFTLFLLSISATHAALPQIPVSKSSSGSSGQINSNSVLVALLDSHYTELAELVEKALLLQTLEEAVGKYNITIFAPRNEALERGLDPEFKRFLLEPGNLKSLQTLLMFHIIPRRIGSDEWPRESSGTVRHPNLCNDHVHLSSHASGKRIIDTAEIVRPDDVVRPDGVIHGIEQLLIPRSVQEDFNRRRNLRSISAVLPEGAPEVDPRTHRLKKPVAPVPAGSPPVLPIYDALAPGPSLAPAPAPGPGGPHGHFNGMRQVKDFIHTLLHYGGYNEMADILVNLTSLATEMGRLVSEGYVLTVLAPNDEAMAKLTTDQLSEPGAPEQIIYYHIIPEYQTEESMYNAVRRFGKVRYDTLRLPHKVVAQEADGSVKFGQGDGSAYLFDPDIYTDGRISVQGIDGVLFPAEEEEEVKTEKKTAPVVKVVTKPRRGKLLEVACRMLGAFGQNSHLSTCQ